The following are encoded in a window of Longimicrobiaceae bacterium genomic DNA:
- a CDS encoding secretin N-terminal domain-containing protein has translation MRKLHVTRAPVAVALLAFTLGAAPRLGAQQQPSPGVRTTAAGYTVDFRDTDLRVVVTALAELAGVNVTYGSLPSTPVTIRSSTPRSRAEVRGFLDNVVRSNGLRMVQDGSLTRIEAIPPPAPQPMTPQPTFSGGAAAQSGDAQLFVLRLRHAQADAVAGTLRELFGLGQRQPSSGVFGDAASSLSRELRSQRVPPVTDPANPTIASAASAPQPNVTVLSGQVRGNVQIVPDALTNSLLIRSSTSDYQTIAQAVQLLDERPLQVMIEVLIVEVRRDKNLSLGLDVNVPNQREPRTGTTIGGHITDNTPGNILVNLMNVGGVDATVIIHALASSGQATIVSRPIIIAQNNQQARILVGDQRPFVQISRSLPTDGGARDEVVQYRDVGTQLTIRPTINQDGFVTLTLLQEVSTATAESQFGAPIISTREAETVLLVQDRHTTVIGGLMGQEHTTTRSGIPGLKDIPLLGGLFRSTRNTTANTELFLLLTPHVLRTDDDVDEAARAVQEGSRDVGKVLEKYDPITGRSVPVQPMPAPR, from the coding sequence ATGCGGAAGCTCCACGTCACGCGCGCGCCCGTCGCCGTCGCCCTGCTCGCCTTCACGCTCGGCGCCGCCCCGCGGCTGGGCGCGCAGCAGCAGCCGTCGCCCGGCGTGCGCACCACCGCCGCCGGCTACACCGTCGACTTCCGCGACACCGACCTGCGTGTGGTCGTCACCGCGCTGGCCGAGCTGGCGGGCGTCAACGTGACGTACGGCAGCCTGCCGTCCACCCCGGTCACCATCCGCAGCAGTACGCCGCGGTCGCGGGCCGAGGTACGCGGATTCCTGGACAACGTGGTGCGCTCGAACGGCCTCCGCATGGTGCAGGACGGCTCGCTCACCCGCATCGAGGCGATCCCGCCGCCAGCTCCGCAGCCGATGACGCCGCAGCCCACGTTCAGCGGCGGCGCTGCTGCGCAGTCGGGAGATGCACAGCTCTTCGTCCTCCGTCTGCGCCACGCCCAGGCCGACGCGGTCGCCGGCACGCTCCGCGAGCTGTTCGGGTTGGGGCAGCGCCAGCCCAGCAGCGGCGTGTTCGGCGACGCGGCCTCGTCCCTCTCTCGCGAGCTGCGGTCCCAGCGCGTGCCGCCGGTGACCGACCCCGCGAACCCCACCATCGCCTCGGCCGCGTCCGCGCCGCAGCCGAACGTGACGGTGCTCTCCGGCCAGGTGCGCGGCAACGTCCAGATCGTGCCCGACGCGCTCACCAACTCGCTGCTCATCCGCAGCAGCACATCGGACTACCAGACCATCGCCCAGGCGGTGCAGCTGCTCGACGAGCGGCCGCTGCAGGTGATGATCGAGGTTTTGATCGTGGAGGTCCGACGCGACAAGAACCTGTCGCTCGGGTTGGACGTGAACGTCCCGAACCAGCGGGAGCCGCGCACCGGCACCACCATCGGCGGGCACATCACCGACAACACGCCGGGGAACATCCTCGTCAACCTGATGAACGTGGGCGGCGTGGACGCGACGGTGATCATCCACGCGCTCGCCTCGTCCGGCCAGGCCACCATCGTTTCCCGCCCCATCATCATCGCCCAGAACAACCAGCAGGCGCGCATCCTGGTGGGCGACCAGCGCCCATTCGTGCAGATCTCGCGCTCGCTGCCCACCGACGGGGGCGCGCGCGACGAGGTGGTGCAGTACCGCGACGTGGGCACGCAGCTCACCATCCGCCCCACCATCAACCAGGACGGCTTCGTCACCCTCACGCTGCTCCAGGAGGTGAGCACGGCGACTGCCGAGAGCCAGTTCGGTGCGCCCATCATCAGCACGCGCGAGGCGGAGACCGTGCTGCTGGTACAGGACCGGCACACGACGGTCATCGGCGGCCTGATGGGCCAGGAGCACACCACCACCCGCTCCGGCATCCCCGGGCTGAAGGACATCCCGTTGCTCGGCGGGCTCTTCCGCTCCACCCGCAACACCACCGCGAACACCGAGCTGTTCCTGCTGCTTACCCCCCACGTCCTGCGCACCGACGACGACGTGGACGAGGCCGCCCGCGCCGTGCAGGAAGGCTCGCGCGACGTGGGCAAGGTGCTGGAGAAGTACGATCCCATCACCGGCCGCTCCGTCCCCGTCCAGCCGATGCCGGCTCCGCGCTGA
- a CDS encoding RHS repeat-associated core domain-containing protein, with the protein MDTTTRRLNTIHLYGVSNYQYGFTYANAGKLSVATLTAGTAQRSVTMSVDGTGRLTQFTDPDATTEVMTFDTVVTAPRRVATQTDARGTVSRYGYDAGGKLANSRLEMQGQGSDIVLGFQAQETRGLAPAANQPPGAPAWTTDTYTLMGGPRVDSTIYNRFWLDRWGGPRKIVNARGDATAVVVRGDPRFPGLVTRVVGSNGYTQVSEHDERGNVRSVTRLNPYGDGRNATTRYEYGDSNWLDFPTRVVNPEGDSTVSAFDAAGNRAWQQDGRGDSTRVYFSYDGEGRVTSVRSQAAINRSEPATTVTYDAVLGNVKRVTSPLGFYTETFEDGFGRDTLVDAPGNDATHRLLAHAWYDAADQDTLTITSGDATEGNLHVRTVRDPGGLTTTISRWSSTAPTRKLTNSWTRDPAGRAWQEVREDGTTLTSAFDLAGNDTAQTDPRATVRIAYDALDRPTRRIVPAKTYAATSFVLSEASTNQAFYTATFPNPAIMASPVTIPGDTAEFRYDPLTGAMVAADNRDAQVRRTYYPNGQLKTDTLHIRTWTVTGAAGEFDQHVYAIAHTYDLDGRPVTLRHPSTIAPRNGTTSQLYDLEQYAYEPGSGALSQVTGVLGTQYGFFYDAEGRTDSISYPGNRYEKLRYDADSRLAERYDAAWNWNGTVGSVPHDIDRVSWTYDERGKALDIDGNNTTSNTYSLLGSLRTTTSTAYHPMSPADLGPTRYVVNALGLRLQEQHVGDSTPTDYEYDGASGRMTGSHPATSYYGSGAGTMQSFRYDAAGNQEEVHAQQNMMSMIDHTRSFYGGDEKLRMTDRQSCDVKEVSGSGPNRFACTASYALNNGTSGAFEWYRYDALGRRVLARTRRDKACTSTSCASTITRFVWNGDQILYEVRAPGGNVSDSDLEDDNAQGAQYGRVAYTHGGGIDQPLEITRMGYTPAVSASFGLDAWNGPYPVVPYAAWNGSFEGATTATGMRVPCVQTAYLCGKTIWPGSSLDPYHAATETVDKQIWFGSLTDEKVDGSGLKYMRNRYYNPVSGTFTQPDPMGIAGGLNAYGFADGDPVSYSDPYGLCTEADHWTGCSVADLLTFKLEVGVRVGEEITVGGVGVYMNAQVGPTVGIEVNHADPYGELFERRCSYQ; encoded by the coding sequence GTGGACACCACCACGCGGCGGCTGAACACGATCCACCTCTACGGCGTCAGCAACTATCAGTACGGCTTCACGTACGCGAACGCAGGCAAGCTGAGCGTGGCGACGCTGACGGCAGGCACGGCCCAGCGCAGCGTCACGATGAGCGTGGACGGCACGGGCCGGCTGACGCAGTTCACCGACCCGGACGCGACGACGGAGGTGATGACGTTCGATACCGTCGTCACCGCCCCGCGCCGTGTGGCAACGCAGACGGACGCGCGGGGTACCGTCTCGCGCTACGGGTACGACGCGGGCGGGAAGCTGGCGAACTCGCGCCTGGAGATGCAGGGGCAGGGCTCGGACATCGTGCTGGGCTTCCAGGCGCAGGAGACGCGTGGGCTGGCTCCCGCTGCGAACCAGCCGCCGGGCGCGCCCGCGTGGACCACCGACACGTACACGCTGATGGGCGGGCCGCGCGTGGACAGCACCATCTACAACCGCTTCTGGCTGGACCGCTGGGGCGGGCCGCGCAAGATCGTCAACGCCCGTGGGGACGCGACGGCGGTGGTGGTGCGCGGCGATCCGCGGTTTCCGGGGTTGGTGACCAGGGTCGTGGGGTCGAACGGCTACACCCAGGTATCGGAGCACGATGAGCGCGGAAACGTGCGCAGCGTCACGCGGCTTAATCCGTACGGGGACGGACGCAACGCAACTACCCGCTACGAGTACGGCGACTCTAACTGGCTGGACTTCCCCACACGCGTGGTCAATCCTGAGGGGGACAGCACCGTCAGCGCATTCGATGCGGCGGGTAACCGGGCGTGGCAGCAGGACGGGCGAGGGGACTCGACCCGTGTCTACTTCTCGTACGACGGGGAAGGCCGCGTCACGAGCGTTCGGAGCCAGGCCGCCATCAACCGCAGTGAGCCTGCCACGACCGTGACGTACGACGCGGTGCTGGGCAACGTGAAACGCGTAACCTCACCCCTCGGGTTCTACACGGAGACCTTTGAAGACGGCTTCGGGCGAGACACCTTGGTCGACGCCCCGGGCAACGACGCCACACATCGGCTGCTCGCGCACGCCTGGTATGACGCAGCCGATCAGGACACGCTCACAATCACCTCCGGGGATGCGACCGAAGGCAACCTCCACGTGCGTACCGTGCGCGACCCCGGTGGCCTGACCACCACCATCTCGCGCTGGAGCAGCACGGCTCCGACCCGTAAGCTCACGAACTCCTGGACGCGCGACCCCGCCGGCCGCGCATGGCAGGAGGTGCGCGAGGATGGCACGACGCTCACGTCTGCATTCGACCTCGCCGGCAATGACACCGCGCAGACCGACCCGCGGGCCACCGTGCGTATCGCGTACGACGCGCTGGACCGCCCCACCCGGCGCATCGTTCCTGCGAAGACGTATGCCGCGACGTCGTTCGTGCTCTCGGAGGCGAGCACGAATCAGGCGTTCTACACCGCTACATTCCCGAATCCGGCGATAATGGCGAGCCCCGTGACTATTCCGGGTGACACGGCCGAGTTCCGCTACGATCCGCTGACCGGCGCGATGGTCGCGGCCGACAACCGGGACGCGCAGGTACGGCGCACCTACTATCCGAACGGCCAGCTGAAAACGGATACGCTGCACATCCGCACTTGGACCGTGACCGGCGCGGCGGGCGAGTTCGACCAGCACGTCTATGCGATCGCCCACACGTACGACTTGGACGGCCGCCCCGTAACGCTGCGGCACCCGTCAACCATCGCGCCACGTAACGGCACCACCTCGCAGCTCTACGACCTGGAGCAGTACGCGTACGAGCCGGGCAGCGGCGCCCTGTCCCAGGTCACGGGCGTCCTCGGAACCCAATACGGGTTCTTCTACGATGCGGAAGGGCGCACCGACAGCATCTCGTATCCGGGTAATCGATACGAGAAGCTCCGCTACGACGCGGACAGCCGGCTGGCGGAGCGCTATGACGCCGCGTGGAACTGGAATGGGACCGTTGGGAGCGTCCCGCACGACATCGACCGCGTCTCCTGGACCTACGACGAGCGTGGGAAGGCGCTCGACATCGACGGCAACAACACTACGAGCAACACCTACTCGCTGCTGGGAAGCCTGCGGACGACCACCAGCACCGCCTACCACCCGATGAGCCCGGCCGATCTGGGGCCGACCCGGTACGTGGTAAACGCGCTGGGGCTCCGTCTTCAAGAGCAGCACGTGGGCGACAGCACGCCGACCGACTACGAATACGACGGGGCGTCTGGCCGCATGACGGGATCACACCCAGCGACCAGCTATTACGGCTCCGGCGCCGGAACCATGCAGTCGTTCCGGTACGATGCGGCGGGCAACCAGGAGGAGGTGCACGCGCAGCAGAACATGATGAGCATGATTGACCACACGCGCAGCTTCTACGGAGGCGACGAGAAGCTGCGGATGACCGACCGGCAGTCGTGTGATGTGAAGGAGGTGTCCGGCAGCGGTCCCAACCGGTTCGCCTGCACAGCTTCGTATGCGCTGAACAACGGCACGTCGGGCGCGTTCGAGTGGTACCGGTACGATGCGCTGGGACGCAGAGTGCTGGCTCGGACCCGGCGAGACAAGGCGTGCACGAGTACCAGTTGCGCGAGCACGATCACCCGCTTCGTGTGGAACGGCGACCAGATCCTCTATGAGGTTCGCGCGCCGGGCGGCAACGTGTCCGATTCCGACCTGGAGGATGACAACGCGCAGGGTGCGCAGTACGGCCGAGTGGCATACACGCACGGCGGGGGCATCGACCAGCCGCTCGAGATCACACGGATGGGCTACACGCCCGCCGTGAGTGCGAGCTTCGGACTGGACGCCTGGAACGGCCCCTACCCGGTCGTGCCCTACGCCGCCTGGAACGGAAGCTTCGAGGGTGCCACGACGGCGACCGGGATGCGGGTGCCCTGCGTGCAGACGGCCTATCTCTGCGGCAAGACGATCTGGCCCGGCTCCAGCCTGGACCCGTACCACGCCGCTACCGAGACGGTGGACAAGCAGATCTGGTTCGGCAGCCTCACCGACGAGAAGGTCGACGGCAGCGGGTTGAAGTACATGCGCAACCGCTACTACAACCCCGTCTCCGGCACCTTCACCCAGCCCGATCCAATGGGCATCGCGGGTGGACTCAATGCGTATGGGTTCGCGGACGGGGATCCCGTCAGCTATTCTGATCCGTATGGGCTCTGTACTGAAGCGGATCATTGGACAGGATGTTCCGTTGCAGATCTTCTAACATTTAAGCTAGAAGTTGGTGTACGCGTAGGTGAAGAGATCACAGTCGGGGGCGTAGGCGTGTATATGAACGCACAGGTGGGGCCGACAGTCGGAATCGAAGTAAACCACGCAGATCCCTACGGTGAGCTATTTGAACGCCGATGCAGCTATCAGTAG
- the gspM gene encoding type II secretion system protein GspM produces MRWAEMREQDRRAIGWGAAALAVMLLFRLAVVPYLDRMADARATLDREQGLLARERRLLAEARGYRGAFDHAGARLLATVPRLMKGGPLAETQAALSRRVDESATIAPAALTRVEALPPRPAGRGLLAIPLRVEGESDYEGFLTLLADLESGPTLFHVTDLDLRSQEAPASGYPAAVGPGGVVPVAAGPVTVTFRFTVTGFVLDDSGDAAQADSAEAPR; encoded by the coding sequence GTGAGGTGGGCGGAGATGCGCGAGCAGGACCGGCGTGCCATCGGCTGGGGCGCCGCCGCGCTGGCGGTGATGCTGCTCTTCCGCCTCGCGGTCGTGCCATACCTGGACCGGATGGCCGACGCGCGGGCCACGCTGGACCGCGAGCAGGGCCTGCTCGCCCGCGAGCGCCGGCTCCTGGCGGAGGCACGCGGCTACCGGGGGGCGTTCGACCACGCTGGCGCCCGGCTGCTCGCTACCGTTCCACGCCTGATGAAGGGCGGCCCCCTGGCCGAGACGCAGGCCGCGCTCTCCCGCCGCGTGGACGAGTCCGCCACCATCGCCCCCGCCGCGCTCACCCGCGTCGAGGCGCTCCCGCCGCGACCGGCCGGACGCGGCCTGCTCGCGATCCCCCTGCGCGTGGAAGGCGAGAGCGACTACGAGGGTTTCCTGACACTGCTCGCGGACCTGGAGAGCGGGCCCACGCTCTTCCACGTGACCGACCTGGACCTCCGCTCGCAGGAGGCGCCCGCCTCCGGCTATCCGGCCGCCGTGGGCCCCGGCGGCGTGGTCCCGGTCGCCGCCGGCCCGGTCACCGTCACGTTCCGCTTCACGGTCACCGGGTTCGTGCTGGACGACTCGGGAGATGCGGCGCAGGCCGACTCGGCGGAGGCCCCGCGATGA
- a CDS encoding IS630 family transposase has product MRCFFEDETRIGLHESGTGRRITAPGVKPIQLMLPRYEYLWFYGAVEPASGDSFFLELPALDTICFQAFLNEFSLAFPDTLNILVLDGAPAHVATALLIPDNILLARLPPYSPELNPAERVWLDLRRRLGDKLSASLDALASATGKILQDYSAQTLASLTNYGYPRLLGMHS; this is encoded by the coding sequence GTGCGCTGCTTCTTCGAGGACGAGACACGCATCGGGCTTCATGAGTCGGGGACGGGCCGCCGCATCACGGCCCCAGGCGTCAAGCCGATCCAGCTCATGCTTCCGCGCTACGAGTACCTCTGGTTCTACGGTGCGGTCGAGCCGGCTTCGGGTGATTCCTTCTTCCTGGAGTTGCCCGCCCTCGACACCATCTGCTTTCAAGCTTTTCTCAACGAGTTCTCGCTCGCCTTTCCGGATACCCTGAACATTCTGGTTCTCGACGGAGCGCCCGCACACGTAGCAACGGCGCTCCTCATCCCGGATAACATCCTCCTCGCGCGGCTACCACCCTACTCGCCCGAACTCAACCCTGCTGAGCGCGTCTGGCTCGATCTCCGCCGCCGTCTCGGAGACAAGCTCTCGGCCAGCCTTGATGCGCTCGCCAGCGCCACCGGTAAAATCCTTCAGGACTATTCCGCCCAGACGCTCGCCTCACTCACAAACTACGGTTACCCCCGTCTCTTAGGAATGCATAGTTAA
- a CDS encoding helix-turn-helix domain-containing protein, with protein MRRVMPEIHEPLETLEERLAKTKDAKRKRRVHLLVLICSGQVRSRGAAAKHLGVHRNTVGEWLSAYETGGLDALLDIRAPGAKPGQKVLAPAVLKALEEQLQGEGFCSYKQVRQWLEQEFGLEIPYTTVYGLVRFRLGSKLKRARPQHVKKTPSPPPPSSGG; from the coding sequence ATGCGCCGAGTCATGCCGGAGATCCATGAGCCGCTGGAGACCCTCGAGGAGCGGCTGGCGAAGACGAAGGATGCGAAGCGGAAGAGGCGGGTTCACCTGCTCGTCCTCATCTGCTCGGGCCAGGTCCGGAGCCGGGGTGCCGCGGCCAAGCACCTCGGTGTTCATCGCAACACGGTCGGGGAGTGGCTCTCAGCCTACGAAACCGGCGGGTTGGATGCCCTGCTGGACATCAGGGCGCCGGGTGCCAAGCCAGGGCAGAAGGTACTCGCGCCGGCGGTGCTGAAAGCCCTCGAGGAGCAGCTTCAGGGCGAGGGCTTCTGTAGCTACAAGCAGGTCCGGCAATGGCTCGAACAGGAGTTCGGCCTCGAGATCCCCTATACGACGGTCTACGGCCTGGTACGTTTCCGGCTGGGGAGCAAGCTGAAGAGGGCCAGACCGCAGCATGTAAAAAAAACGCCATCGCCGCCGCCGCCTTCCTCGGGTGGCTGA